The Brienomyrus brachyistius isolate T26 chromosome 9, BBRACH_0.4, whole genome shotgun sequence genome contains the following window.
CTAATCTTAGCTATTGCCACACACATCCACAGGCACTTAAACAGTAATTCTTAGATCGTGCACATACTATTGACCAAACATGCTGCATTCTCCTCTCTTCATCTGCAGATCTATATCACCACCAAACGGTTACCATACTTCCCCATTGTGAACTTTCTCTTTCTCATCGCCCAGCTGCCAAAATTGCAGTACAGCAAGAATCAAGGTAGGGGGCACTGTTGGACTTGGGGCAGAACCTCtctgctttcttttttttttttttttttatgccggCTGCTAATTCTGGCGTACGCTTGTCCCATGAGGAATGACGTGCCGCAGAGCCGCTGATCCGGTGGACTGGCCGCCTCTGCTTCTGGGCCTGCTCACTCTACTCAAGCAGTTCCACTCCCGCTACACTGAGCAGTTCCTGGCTTTAATCGGCCAGTTCATCCGCTCCATCATGGAGCAGTGTACCAGGTATGACCAAGCTGGGCCACTGTACTCAGCTGTCACATCAGCTCTGGGCAGAAACGATCTGAtgcgtaaaaaaaaataacttttttaAAATGGCAGATTATtaaatatgatttacaggagtggttttgtttttttttgtttttattgtgaGAGTTTAAAATATCCTGTTCTGTTATGCATAAAAATGTGTTCGATAATCTTGTGACCACTGTGGGTCAGAGGTCTCCTATTgattggcagttttttttttttttttttaaaccaccaGTCAGCGGATACCAGAAATGCCTTCAGATGTGGTGGGTGCACTGGTGTTCCTTGAAGATTACGTGCATTACACAAAACTTCCCCGCAAGGTAGGGATCAGTCTCCTTTCATGAAAGTCTGTCTAATTTCACTGTAAACTGCGGTCTACTGCTTCAGCAGGCCCTGTAACTGAAGCTATGTGCGCTTCACCCATCCAGGTGGTGGAGGCTCACGTGCCCAGTTTCATCTTCGACGAGTTCAGGACGGTGCTGTGATGTCAGCGGCCGATCCCAGGTGGAACGCAGAGGTGTCTCCGTTTAACTGGACCGATGTTTTCCTTCTCATACTTTTGATTAATCTGAAAGCACTAATGAAATCATTCAGCGTTAGATTTTTATAATGTAACATTTTTACATTGATAGTTTTTGTGTCTAGCTGCAGTTTGCTTGGTGTGTCTTTGTACGCATTCAGAGCCTCAAATGCCAGTCATTTTGCTAATAAAAGCCGTGTACATATGtttgcatattttatatattctaCCAGCTTGACTTACATATTCCTGGAGAAATTCAGAAAAATAATCTTTCTGTTATAATCAGCTAAATATCAGCAGGGAATAATGCATAGTAATGGACCAaatccataattcatacagctgGCCAGCTGTTAAGCGCTAACATGGCTGTCAGTATGACGGAGTCCTGAATTACAAACACTAGGGTATCCAGGGAAGGTTCTCCGGAATTGGCTGCAGGGTTTCGACTTGCCTCTGCATCCACAGGGGATCTGTGCTTTGTCTCAATGCAGGAATCGTTATTAACAGGATCAGGAATCCTATGAAACAGAAtgttattgttaaaaaaaaaaaatgtttaaaaaaaagccCATCATTCAGCCCGTCACACACTCGATTTTCAAAATGTGTACATTCACAGATGGGCAGATTTGCTCTTACCTGGTGAATATTAGCTGAATCCATCCGTCTTCCACTTGGCTACAGCATTGGGGTGGGGGTACCTGAGGGAGCATAGAGCAGAAGAGGCAGCTACGTCACGGCGCACACAAGTACACAAGCCGCACACTATGAAGAATGTCCGACCATGGGGGTAGAGCATGCATACTTCACACACACCACTAGGGGGAGCAGTGCTACGAGCCACTAAATCCACTCAGGGTAAACACTTTGCATTTTCTGCAGATGCCATCTGATATTTGAAACAGCGTCATTGTAACGCAGAATAAAGACAAGTTTGTATTTACCCTCCCGTCCTACGCAAGTTGCTGCATTACCATTTGTGACCCTTACACAAAGCAAGTCCCTCATCTAGAGGATTTGTTTCTATTTGTTCAACCCATAAACAGGAGGAATGTGGTAGTAACAAGGTTTGTATGCAGTGGGCTGTCTTAGCTAACATCCTGCTTCCACCAGGAAAACCATGTGACTTGCATGTCAGCTGAAGAGAGTTTGGGGATATTCGGCATCACGTGACTCATTCAGCGTCATGCACCTAAAAACAAATACAAGTCTATGGATCACCTCTGCAAGCATGTAATGTAGACAAGCagcttttaaaaggttttgttcAAACTGATAGTGTTAGATTCCCATGCCACATAATTCCCACCATTACTCTGCCTTTAGGTAAAGAAACACGGTGAACATTTATCTGTTAACCGCAAAATGTTTCGCCATTTGAAATTCCACTATATTTCTGGTTTAATAGTACCACCATTAACCGGATTTAAATAGGATTATTCCTCTAAACAAATATCTGTGGGCTTAGTTTATTAATTCACTAcctctatccattttccagttGTTCGTGGTCTCAGGggttcatcgcagggcacattcacgcctacagtaacacagaggacCGCACAAAATGACCCCTCCCAAAACATGCACGCTAGAGGTGTGAGATAAGTGTTGCCACCGAGCAGGGCTCGTAGTTCAGCTCACAACAAGCGATACAAAACTACAGACTAACATTAAGATATAATCATCAAATTAAAATTAAGTTGGAAAATACAGCGTCTTTTTGGAACGATATTTCAGTGCATGTCAACGACTTGTCACAAGTTGCGTTCTTAAAACTTATTAACAAAACGATTTTCATCAAATTAATCTCTGTTTCACATCAGCACCTCAAAGTGCACAGTCTGCGCATTTTTCGAGGTCGTTGTGGGGAGTCGGCAGCTTAAAAGCGTTTATCTGCGTTTAACCTAGAAGAACGAACTCCTTAACCTACTTTCACGCTGGCATTTGGCTCACTAGAGACGATTGGTGATTCGAGCTGTGACATGGGATATGTAGTCATTTGGGACACTGAACTATTGACAATAATGCGTTTAAAACAACatatcccacaatgcaatagAAGGAGAGGTCAACACGGGGTGCTTCTGAATTTTGTCGGAAATTTCGAAGAGTGACAGAAGTAGCCAGCAAGCCTGGGGTGGGTGTTGTTTTGCTTTATGCTAATGCTTAGCCTATACCAGGAAGACCGTACATACATATTCTACACGTCGCTCGTTAGCATCGCGCGATCAAGGCAGCTGCTGGATGTGACCGTTGTCATAGTTTGCGGTTGCGTGTCGTGCTGCAGTTGGCCAGCCGGTGGGCACACCTCGCAGGCCGGACGCCATAGGAGGGGAACGCCGATTAAGTCCGCGATTGCGTGCAATATTCAGCTGCCAGTGTTGCAATTCACTCTCGGCAGGTTAGGCAGCCAGTTGACATTGTGAATATAATGACGATGTTGTGAAATGTAGGCATATTCCTTTTATTTAGATTAGACCCAGCCGGGCAGTTCTTTAATACAAACATTATCTGAAGATAATTGGCCTGCTTGACAATCTTATAATCTTATACCATGTGACGCCATATATTATGCATCTTCGTATATTAGCTGAGTGAAATCAAATTAACACCTATTTAATTTTTCTTCTCCGTATAATATAGCCTCAGCGCTGTGTATTAAATCCTGTTGCATTTCGCTTATGAATTTTCTCTACTGAAGTGTGCGTTTGATCAAACATGAATTAAAGACTGAAGTAATTCATTTGTTTCGACACTATCAGCATTGGATAAAATGCATGTGCTGGGGTTAGTCCAAGTTTATGCTAACGTGTTTCTCAATCtaatgtttatttaaaacaaGTTAATCTTGTATGGTAACAATCCAAGCTGGTGGTTTTTACTCAGCTAATTAATAAAGTGGCTCAGGACCCACTGATCCCTGGGTGAGTATAGCTACTCCTGTCTGGATGGTGTGACATGCACGCTTGTTGATTTCTGGCATGTGCCGCTGTGCCTCTCAGCAGATTCGTGAGCCTTAAGTACGTGGCGCCATGTCACTGAGTGTGGTGAACACCAACCTCTCCTCCCTGAAGTCCTGTCAGACGGACGTCGGCACGGCGATGGATGTCGTAACTGATGCCGCTATGGATCTGGCGGAAACCGAAGGTGGTGCATCCGCGCTGCACTTTTATTTTGCACACATGCATCTCATTAGAGGTTCTTATGGCTCGTACACTGTGCGCAGTAGTTGTGGGGCACTGTGGGAAGTTGCTGCAGGCCGTATGTCGCATACGTACGGCGTGGAGAGTGAGTCAGTCTCCTCCAGAGTGTGTTTACTTACTGCGCAAGCAGTGCATCTGCATGGAGCGCAAAGTGTCGCTTCACAGCAACAGCTGTCGCTCGCATCTCAGGCGGCTGCCTGCGCTCACCGCCTGTGCCGCTGCCTTGCAGGGAGCGAGCGGGACGTCCAGGCACTGGAGAAGCTGCTGTTGGACTGTGCCCGGCTGGATGAAGACCTCACACGCTTCTCCGAGGCCGTGGAGCACGTTACGGCACAGGTGGCTGAACCGCGCTGCGTGGCGAGCGTTGGTAGGCAGGCGGACATGTTTGCCGTGTGACTGTCCGCACTGCACCCTGCCGACATACTGACGCCATACTCTATTGGTGACTAAAGGCAAAAACGCTTGAATTGAGAAACGTAAAGTTTAAGGAATTCTGGAACAAAGAATTGTGCGGGTGATTGGGATCGCGGAACGCACGCACACACCTGCACACGTCGACTTTGACGTGTTTCCCATGCTGAGTGGGGCCTGACTGGTCGGTGGTGACTCATTCACATttctgcatccccccccccccccccccccccgagttacTGAGAGATTCTCCTTCTGTGACTCACGAGCAGGCCCTACCTGTTTGTTTGATTTCCCAGGATTCTCAGAAAATCTGAGTGTCAGTGCGATGACTGaaattccccccccctcccccccggcctTACAACGGCACTGAGGACAATGCTGAATGAGCCACATTCCAAGCCCGACGAAAACTCAGGCATTGCTGATATGCTGATTATAAGAATCGCTGCAAGGAGGAAGAAAGTACATTGACATTAACACGACTGAGTCAGAGGCTCAGAGGCACGTATTTAGAGAGTGCCTGTTAAAAATGTATCGTCCAGTGTTCACAGAGCAGACTTATTACTAATTTACCCAGAGTTACAGGAGGTCAGGGAGGGACGAGCTGTTGTTTCATACTGACACTGATGTAggagttcattcatttaaaaatttttAAATTGTGGTCACCTTTTGAGGGTAGCACCGTTCTCCCCTAGGCTCGACGGCAGCCCCCAGAGGCGATGCGGGACCTCAAAGACGCAGTGAAGCAGCGATTCGCCGAGCTGACAGACACCCTCTCTAATGCTGACCTCCAGAGACACGCCAAGGTGGCAGCCTTCAGGGAGAGCCTGAGGAGGTTTGGCACGCAGAGTAAGGACCTCCCTTTAGTGCACACGCTCCCTTTCACTAGTGCACACGCTCCCTTTCACTAGTGCACACGCTCCCTTTCACTAGTGCACACGCGTGCCTTTCCATGCGCTCCAGCTCCCTCTCCTGGGGTTTCGGATGACGCATCGCATCCTCGCTCCGGCTGACTCAGAACCATGCGGTTCCTCTCGTGCCACACCGAAGGTTCTTTTacattgaccccccccccccccccccccccgccagcttCTGCCCTTGAGACGGCTCCTACCTTTCACTGCGTTAGAAATCGGCTTTGCGCCTTCTGTGGGACGTGTGAAGATCAGCGAAAAAgcatatgtgctgttaaattgGGGAAGCTGTATGAAACCTCGACAGCCCTGAAAAGcagggattaaaaaaaactgcatttaagctgtgcgtgtgtgtgtgcgtgtgtgtgtgtgtatgtgtgtgcgtgcatgtgtgtcgtCTTATTGCATCATACAGGGGTCTATGTTTTCTCCATAAATAATACGGGTGGTCCTTTGAAAATTCTGAGACCGGTTATGTACCAGTCCGATCTGGAACGACCTCCCAGACAGGAAGGGTGTGATCGCTGTGCAGTGGCAGTTTGGGGGCTGACCGGCCTCCTGCCAGCCGCCAAGCTGAGATCCTGGTTCACTGCTCCTATCTATCACGCATTTTGCTCTGCATGCGGACTGCCCGTTACCGCCATTGCAGAGGTGGTTGACCGCTGTTTTTAATTTTGACTCGGTTTAGTGTCTGGCTGCTCCCAGAGCACAGAactgaatcagtttatttattgttaatttATTTGTCCATTACATGCACATATAAACAGTGTTTTATTTTCTCCTATCTTACGACTGACTGCCTTACTTAAGTTCCCACAAAAAGACGTGAAAGTGCCCTGTGACAGGGTTGAAGGAGGGAGCTTGGGAAATTCAGAGAGATATTGTCTCTCTGCAGGATTTAACACATCCTAATGTGACATGCATTGCTCCCGCTCCGAAGTGTGAAGGAGGTGAGTGGCTTGCGCATTAGCAAAATGTCACATGAAACCTGATTAGGGATTACGTCATAGCGAGGCACCTTTTTATCTTTAGTTGCAATTCACCATATTGCCACTAGGGGGCTGCCGGAGACGGACGTGCTGCTCCGGTTTGCGAGCCACTCCACAGGCGACCGCGTGAGACCGGTGTGCACCGGCGCTTGACCTCTGTGCTTTGTTCTTTGATTTCTGACTACCCAATTCAGGCATTTCGATGGCTTCGCCCTTGGGTGAAATGGCTCTCTGATCCTGATAGATTGCCCTTTAATTTCCTCctggatgaaaatcagcacatTTGAAAACAGGTCACCTTTAGCTGCCTGGTTAAGgtttttggtttttaaaatgCAGTGCATCGACGTTGTATTGTCCATTTTCCATGATAATCCTTTCACAAGTTGTGGATGTCATAGTGTAGCGATACAACAGGATCAGTCCAGGTTTGTATTAGACCAAAAATGCCCAGGGGAAgcgaagtcccccccccccaataacagATTGTTATATGGTCCTTTTACAGTGCAGAATAATATTGCACTTCCCTGTGTTGGTTAGTGTGGCTAGAAGCCTCGGGGTCGTTCGTGTGAATGTCCATGGAAacagctgcccccccctttccccccccgctttctccctctctcttctcCTCCGTCTCTCCCCCCTGAGCTACTCAGTGAGTTGAACATTAacagagcccccccctccctggcaGTCCTTTAAAACGGGCTAGGATGGCTCGGCTCTGACTCACAGGGTGAGTCAT
Protein-coding sequences here:
- the nsmce2 gene encoding E3 SUMO-protein ligase NSE2 produces the protein MSLSVVNTNLSSLKSCQTDVGTAMDVVTDAAMDLAETEGSERDVQALEKLLLDCARLDEDLTRFSEAVEHVTAQARRQPPEAMRDLKDAVKQRFAELTDTLSNADLQRHAKVAAFRESLRRFGTQTNPSASQGTEEDLDDDIAVMQSQINFSCPITQLEMVNPVKNIKCNHQYEQEAAVAAIQRREKQKKKFRCPYVGCDNTDVKQSDLVPDVTLRRMIQKKQGART